Proteins from a single region of Flavobacterium sp. K5-23:
- a CDS encoding glycosyl hydrolase gives MSHAQKSKKKNNTSSNFISDSIFNALKWRNIGPFRSGRSLAVAGHADQPLTYYTGFTGGGIWKTINGGNDWFPISDSIFKSSAVGAITVAPSDYNVVYAGMGEADMRSNISFGDGMYKSVNGGKLWSKLGLEKADAIANIEVHPTNSDIVFVSAMGNPFHPNKERGIYRTQDGGKTWQLVLSKNENTGGVCVRIDSKNPRIIYATLWEAYRNGHSMSSGGKGSGMYKSIDGGDTWESLNEKPGMPVGILGKMGVAVSPVNPNRLYALIENTKGGLYRSDDAGEHWELINEDKNLWQRPWYYMNLQTDPKNENGLIVLNVDSWKTTDGGKSFKKINVHHGDTHDVWINPENPENFIIGDDGGGEVTFNGGETFTELDIPTSQFYHVSLDNEFPYNIYGAQQDNSSIRIASRSNGYSIGTESWYPVAGGEAGYIQADPTNSDITFGGEYDGQLSTYNKKTEQAKDISPYPESNIGAPSNAKKYRFQWTYPIVFSPHNPKRMYVTSQVVHVTEDQGNSFEIISPDLSRNDPKTIGETGGPITKDQTGAEAYATIFTLSESPLEKGVIWTGSDDGLVHVTKNNGEKWENISLPKNLLPEFSLISMIHTSEYEKGKAYLTANKYMYGDRTPYMFKTVDYGKNWTKITKGIPADEYCRVLREDPNKPGLLFAGTERGVYVSFNDGDSWQKLNLNLPLTPIRDLQIQKREKDLVVATHGRAFWILDDITPLYEIMDNKNIANKYLFKPRHSYRMQGGQSSKTNSGTNAPNGVIIRYYLKDKPSKEIKLQFLTQKGDTIITYSSTKDLKGEPMKVAKEFFQDTKKELPGFVTAKSGMNSFVWNMRYPNVTAVEGTNVMWAGSGEGAKVVPGTYKIRLIEDKTIIAEHPFEIKKDPRVTVSDADLKEQFDLHQKINKKVDEAHIAINQIRIIRAQINGYTTTVKDTVMVNQIKKLSKATLESLEKIESTLMQPKAKAPQDVLAFPIQLNDKMAGLGSNVSSSESKPTKNAYVVYEDLAAKIDIEINKIKDIVDKDVKEFNAFILKQQIPAIILDKK, from the coding sequence ATGAGTCACGCTCAAAAATCTAAAAAAAAGAATAACACTTCTTCAAATTTTATATCTGACAGTATTTTCAATGCTCTTAAATGGCGAAATATTGGCCCATTCCGTTCAGGTCGATCTTTAGCAGTTGCTGGACACGCTGACCAGCCTTTAACTTATTATACCGGATTCACAGGAGGTGGAATTTGGAAAACAATAAATGGCGGAAATGATTGGTTTCCTATTTCGGATAGCATCTTTAAATCTTCTGCTGTGGGTGCAATAACTGTTGCTCCATCTGATTATAATGTAGTATATGCCGGTATGGGCGAAGCTGATATGAGATCTAATATTTCGTTTGGTGACGGAATGTATAAATCTGTAAATGGTGGTAAATTATGGTCTAAGCTAGGTTTAGAAAAAGCAGATGCCATAGCTAACATAGAAGTTCACCCAACAAATTCAGATATCGTTTTTGTATCTGCTATGGGTAACCCATTTCATCCTAATAAAGAAAGAGGAATTTATCGAACTCAAGACGGAGGTAAAACATGGCAATTAGTATTATCTAAAAATGAAAATACAGGTGGTGTTTGCGTACGTATCGATTCTAAAAACCCAAGAATAATCTATGCAACACTTTGGGAAGCATATAGAAACGGACATTCAATGTCTTCTGGTGGAAAAGGTTCAGGAATGTATAAATCAATTGATGGTGGCGACACTTGGGAGTCCTTGAATGAGAAGCCTGGGATGCCTGTTGGAATCTTAGGGAAAATGGGGGTTGCTGTATCTCCCGTGAATCCAAATCGATTATATGCTTTAATTGAAAATACAAAAGGTGGACTATATCGTTCAGATGACGCTGGTGAACATTGGGAATTAATCAATGAGGATAAAAATTTATGGCAACGACCTTGGTATTATATGAATTTACAAACAGATCCTAAAAATGAAAATGGATTAATCGTTTTAAATGTCGACTCATGGAAAACTACAGACGGTGGTAAAAGCTTTAAAAAAATTAACGTTCATCATGGAGACACACATGATGTGTGGATTAATCCTGAAAATCCTGAAAATTTTATTATTGGAGATGATGGTGGTGGAGAAGTAACTTTCAATGGAGGAGAAACTTTCACCGAGTTAGATATACCTACAAGTCAATTTTATCACGTTTCATTAGATAATGAATTCCCGTACAATATATATGGAGCGCAACAAGACAATTCCTCTATACGTATCGCCTCGAGATCAAACGGTTACAGTATAGGTACTGAATCATGGTATCCTGTCGCAGGTGGAGAAGCTGGATATATTCAAGCAGATCCTACTAACTCTGATATTACTTTTGGAGGAGAGTATGACGGGCAATTAAGCACTTACAATAAAAAAACAGAACAAGCGAAAGATATCTCTCCTTACCCTGAATCGAACATTGGAGCGCCTTCAAATGCAAAAAAATACCGTTTTCAGTGGACCTACCCTATCGTTTTCTCTCCTCATAACCCTAAAAGAATGTATGTAACGTCTCAAGTGGTTCATGTTACAGAAGATCAAGGAAATTCTTTTGAAATAATCAGTCCTGATTTATCAAGAAATGATCCAAAAACAATAGGAGAAACAGGTGGACCAATAACAAAAGACCAAACAGGTGCTGAAGCTTATGCAACAATATTCACACTATCTGAATCTCCTTTAGAAAAAGGAGTAATATGGACTGGTTCAGATGATGGTTTAGTTCATGTGACAAAAAACAATGGAGAGAAATGGGAAAACATATCACTTCCAAAGAATTTATTACCTGAGTTTTCATTAATTAGTATGATTCATACTTCAGAATATGAAAAAGGAAAAGCTTACCTAACAGCCAATAAGTATATGTATGGTGATCGTACTCCTTATATGTTTAAAACTGTAGATTACGGTAAAAACTGGACGAAAATTACCAAAGGTATCCCAGCGGACGAATACTGTAGAGTATTACGTGAAGACCCTAATAAGCCAGGGTTATTGTTTGCAGGAACTGAAAGAGGAGTTTACGTATCTTTTAATGATGGCGATTCATGGCAAAAACTAAATTTAAATTTACCCCTTACTCCTATTCGTGATTTACAAATCCAAAAAAGAGAAAAAGATTTGGTTGTAGCTACACATGGGCGTGCTTTTTGGATTTTGGATGACATTACTCCGCTATATGAAATTATGGATAACAAGAATATTGCAAACAAATATCTTTTCAAACCCCGTCATTCATACCGTATGCAAGGTGGACAAAGTAGTAAAACAAATAGTGGTACAAATGCCCCTAATGGTGTAATTATTAGATATTATTTAAAAGACAAACCTTCCAAAGAAATAAAACTTCAGTTCTTGACTCAAAAAGGCGACACTATTATCACCTACTCTTCTACTAAAGATTTAAAAGGAGAGCCAATGAAAGTTGCAAAAGAGTTTTTTCAAGATACTAAAAAAGAATTACCAGGTTTTGTAACTGCAAAATCGGGTATGAATTCATTTGTTTGGAATATGCGTTACCCGAATGTAACTGCAGTAGAAGGAACAAATGTAATGTGGGCAGGATCAGGTGAAGGAGCAAAAGTTGTTCCAGGTACTTATAAAATAAGATTAATTGAAGACAAAACAATAATTGCCGAACACCCTTTTGAAATTAAAAAAGACCCTCGTGTTACAGTTAGTGATGCCGATTTAAAAGAGCAATTTGACCTTCATCAAAAAATAAACAAAAAAGTGGATGAAGCACATATAGCCATAAATCAAATTCGAATAATCCGTGCCCAAATAAATGGGTATACCACAACAGTAAAAGATACAGTTATGGTTAATCAGATAAAGAAATTATCAAAAGCCACACTGGAATCACTTGAAAAAATAGAATCTACATTGATGCAACCAAAAGCAAAAGCGCCTCAAGATGTATTAGCATTCCCTATTCAATTAAATGATAAAATGGCAGGATTAGGATCGAATGTTTCTTCATCTGAATCAAAACCTACAAAAAATGCGTACGTAGTTTATGAAGATTTAGCTGCTAAAATTGACATCGAAATTAATAAAATAAAAGACATTGTAGATAAAGACGTAAAAGAGTTCAATGCTTTTATACTCAAGCAACAAATTCCAGCTATTATTTTAGACAAAAAATAA